In Thermococcus sp. 21S7, the genomic window CGAGGAAATCCTGAGAAGCGTCAAGGGTCGACCTGAAACTTGAAGTCGCTGGAAGCCAAATCCTTAAAACTGCCTCGGAGTAGTGTCTGTCATGAAGCTTGTAATGGCCGAAGTCTTCAACAGTTGGCAGGGTGAAGGCGGAAGCGTCGAGGGCTCTGCCTTCGGGAGGAGGCAGATTTTCGTCCGCTTCGCAGGATGCGACCTTCGTTGTGTCTTCTGCGACTCCAGGGAGTACCTCGACGCCCCCCGCGTTTCACGCTGGTGCTATGAGGTCGAGCCGTTCACCGGACGGTTCGAGTACCGACCTAATCCAGCGGAGCTCGGCGACGTCGTTGATGCCATCCTGCGCCTCGATACCGGCGATATACACTCGGTAAGCTACACCGGCGGTGAGCCGACGCTCCAGGCGAGGCCGTTAAAGGCCCTGATGGAGCGCATGAAGGAAATCGGCTTCGACAACTTCCTCGAAACTCACGGCGGCCTTCCGGAGCTGATTAAGGAGGTTGCCCACCTTACAGATTACGCGAGCGTTGATATAAAGGACGAGACCGCGAAGGCTACGGAGGACTGGAGGGCCCTGGTTCTCCGTGAGGTGGAAAGCATAAGGATTCTGAAGGAAGCCGGCGCAAGAGTTTACGCCAAGCTCGTCGTTACGTCGGAGACGAAAATCGAGAACGTCCGCTGGTACGCTGAACTGTTGAAGGGTTTGGCTCCCCTTGTAATCCAGCCGAGGGAGCCGATTGAGATAAGTCAGAGGAGGCTCATGGAACTCTACCGTGAGGCGGCGCTGATCATGGGCCGGCGGAACGTCGGGCTGAGCTTCCAGGTTCATAAGTATCTCAACGTCCTCTGAGGTGGGAGGGTGAAGGGCGAGGCGCTTGCTGCACTCTCCCTCGTCTTTGTCGGTCTCTCGGCATATTTCCAGGATTCCGGCGGAAAGCTTTCTCTTCCACTCCTCCTGGCGGCGTTTGCGGTGCTCTTTGCCGGCGTTCGTGTAATCAACCGTTCAATGCCATCAAAGCGTTCTGGGGAGGCTTATCTCCTTCTCGGCCTTTCCCTCCCACTCCTGCTGTTCCTGAACTACGGAAACCCGCTTTACCTCGTCGCGGGCTGGCTTATGGTGGGGGCCTTCTTTTGGAATTCTGAGAAATCGGTTCTGCTGCTGGTTCCGGTGGGGCTGATAATGGGCTGGCTGGCCATTGGAGAAAACTCGTACGCGGCCAGGTTCGTCGGCGCTTTCCTGCTCGCGGTTTCCATCATCGTGGGGAGTGCGTCGCTGTACTTCTGGCTGAGATACAGGTGAGCTTTTAAGGCATTCCCCGAAGTGAATGCGGCGATGATGAGATTGGCCTTTGGGGTGAACGATGCCCGGGATCGACGGCCTGAGCCAAAAACTTTTAACCTTTAACTTCCTCCCAATCAGTGGTGGTAATCATCGAGGTTCTCAGGTGCGAGCGGTGCGGTGCGCCCCTTGAGACCACCCCGGAGGATGTGATAGTCGTCTGCCCCTACTGCGGCTATCCCAACTCCTACGATAGAATATTCACCGAGAAAAACGTCTTCTTCGTTGAGAGCCTCCCGAAGAAGGAAATCCTGCGCCTCTTCCGGGAGCGCGTGAGGAGGGACAAGGACTACCTGGGCCTCCGCGGGAAAGTTGAGGTTGCGAAGGTTGAGGGCTTCTACGTTCCGATATGGTTCGGGAAGGTCAAGGGCCATGGGTACGTCAGGTTCGTGGATTATATGGAGAAAGATGGCAGAAAGGAGAAGATTATCAGACACAGGCAGTTTGAAGAGGACTCCGTTGTCTGCGTTCCCGCAAGAAGGGGCGTCTATGATATAGCGGTTGAGGCCTTGGCAGAGAAGTTCGAGAGGGGAGGTTATATCACCTTCAACGAGATTGGGGACACGCTCAGGTATATGATGGATGTAAGGCCCATAACCGAACTCACCCCCGAGAGGTGGGAGGAACTTGAGCCGGACTTCTTGAACACCGACTTCGGAAAGGAGCAGGCAAAGGCGGCGCTTCTGGACAGGGCTTCGGACAGGGCCAAGGAGATCCATATTCCAAGGGACACAGAAGTAAAGTCCTTCGGGTTTGGTGGGGAAGTTGAGGATATTGCCCTCGTCTTTTACCCCCTCTGGAAGGTGTACTACGACATCGAGGGTGGGACCTATTTCGTCGCCTACGACGGTCACAAAGGAAGGGAAGTACTCACCATTGAGCCCGTGAGGGTCTGGCGCAAGGTGGCGTACGCCCTTGCGGCGCTAATGGGAGTGGCGGCGGCCTCGCTCTTCACGACCCCATACGGCAACGTGGAATACTGGGACTTCGTTGCCCACGCCAGACAGGGGGCTGTTCTCGCCCTGATCATTCCAGCCCTGCTCGCCTACTTCGGGTTCGGGCTCGCAAGGGGCTACGGGAGAAAAATGGCGCGTGACGTGAGGGTCGAAAGATGAGGGTTAGATGCCCCAACTGCGGTGCCGAGTTCGAGGCGGACGGGAATTTTGTGACGTGCCCCTACTGCGGATTCCAGATACAGCTCGGTGAGGCCAAGACGTTCACGTATCCGCTGAGGGTTGAGGATCCCTGGAAGCCCCTGGTGTCATTTATACGGCTCCAGCGCCTTTCTCCCAACGACGTCGAGTGGAATGCACAGCTTATCGAGAGGGAGCTGCTTTACGTTCCATTTTACGTGTTCTTCGTAAAGGCCACCGGCATGACCTATACGGGAACGTTCTCCCCGGAAGGGGCCGGCAACGTTGAGTTCTTCAATTACCTTACCGTCCCTGCGGCGGGTGGCTTCAACGAGCTGATGAACTATCCCCTGCCCACGAGGGGGAGGAAGTACTTCGACGGCAGGGTTAATGGAAAGCTCGTGGAGAAAACTCTGAGTGAGAATGAGGCAGAGGAAAAGCTCAGACGGGCCGTGGGGGAGATCCTTAAGGGGGAGGCTAGGCACTACTTTCACTGGGGCAGGGTTGGACTGGACGAGACGAGTTTTGAGGTGGCTCTGGACGGCCTGGTCTACTACCCGATATGGCGCCTCAGATACAGGTACGGTTTTCTCACCCATAGGGCCTACGTGGACGGTGCTGATGGGAGGGTTCCCTACGCCGAATTTCCGGTAGCGCTGCCGAAGAGGTTCGTCAACTTCACCCTGGGCTCCCTGCTTCTGGCCTCGGGCTTTTTCCTTGGAAGGATGCTCTTTCCCCACGGATTTACATCGATCATTGGTTCGATGGGTGCCGCCGTTGCCGCTTCCTTCCCATCGCTGAGGCGGGCATTCACCCCACGCGGAAGGGCCAGCGAGCACCGGCTCCTGGCGGAGATAGCCGATGACTACGCCCCAGAGGAGGAGGCCTTCGGTGCTGTAATGCGCTTCTGGAAGGCCCACTTGTGACCCGTCAAATTTTTAAAGCTCCCTCCTTTTAGTAACCCCCGGTAAAGATTAAGGGGGTGGTGCCGTGCCGGTGATAGAGGAAGTGGCTCCAAGGAGCTTCGAGAGAATCGGAAGTCATTCCCACATCAAGGGTCTGGGTCTCGACGAGAGAGGGAAGGCGAAGTTCATGGCCGACGGAATGGTCGGGCAGATTAAGGCGAGGGAAGCCGCCGGCATAGCGGTCGAGCTTATCAAGCGCGGCAAGCTCGCCGGAAAGGGAATCCTCCTCGTTGGTCCGACGGGGAGCGGTAAGACAGCGATAGCGATGGGCATAGCGAGGGAACTTGGTGAGGACGTTCCCTTCGTCCAGATAGCGGGAAGTGAGATTTACTCCGCCGAGGTCAAGAAGACCGAGTTCCTGAAGGAGGCCCTGAGGAGGGCCATAGGTGTAAGGATAAGCGAGGAGAGGAAGGTTTACGAGGGTGAGGTCAGGGAGATAAGGATAAACCGCACCAGACACCCGTTCAACCCCTACGTCGAGGTTCCCGAGAGCGTCATAGTAACCCTCCGCACCAAGGATGACCAGAAGACCATCAGGGCGGGCAGGGAGATAGCCTACCAGCTCATGGAGATGGGCGTCGAGGAGGGCGACGTCATACAGATTGACGCCGAAACCGGAAGGATTTCCAAGATAGGCACGACCAAGGAGGAAGAGGGGCTGTTCTTCAAGCGCAAGGTGAACCTGCCGAGCGGCCCGGTTCTCAAGATAAAGGAGTTCACCTACACCGTTACGCTCCACGACCTCGACGTTGCCAACGCAAGGGGCAACATCTTCGGCCTGCTCTTCAGCACCGGGGCGGAGATAAGCGACGAGATAAGGGGGCGCGTTGATGAAACGGTCAAGAAATGGATTGAGGAAGGAAA contains:
- a CDS encoding zinc ribbon domain-containing protein produces the protein MVIIEVLRCERCGAPLETTPEDVIVVCPYCGYPNSYDRIFTEKNVFFVESLPKKEILRLFRERVRRDKDYLGLRGKVEVAKVEGFYVPIWFGKVKGHGYVRFVDYMEKDGRKEKIIRHRQFEEDSVVCVPARRGVYDIAVEALAEKFERGGYITFNEIGDTLRYMMDVRPITELTPERWEELEPDFLNTDFGKEQAKAALLDRASDRAKEIHIPRDTEVKSFGFGGEVEDIALVFYPLWKVYYDIEGGTYFVAYDGHKGREVLTIEPVRVWRKVAYALAALMGVAAASLFTTPYGNVEYWDFVAHARQGAVLALIIPALLAYFGFGLARGYGRKMARDVRVER
- a CDS encoding 7-carboxy-7-deazaguanine synthase QueE, whose protein sequence is MKLVMAEVFNSWQGEGGSVEGSAFGRRQIFVRFAGCDLRCVFCDSREYLDAPRVSRWCYEVEPFTGRFEYRPNPAELGDVVDAILRLDTGDIHSVSYTGGEPTLQARPLKALMERMKEIGFDNFLETHGGLPELIKEVAHLTDYASVDIKDETAKATEDWRALVLREVESIRILKEAGARVYAKLVVTSETKIENVRWYAELLKGLAPLVIQPREPIEISQRRLMELYREAALIMGRRNVGLSFQVHKYLNVL
- a CDS encoding RuvB-like helicase, encoding MPVIEEVAPRSFERIGSHSHIKGLGLDERGKAKFMADGMVGQIKAREAAGIAVELIKRGKLAGKGILLVGPTGSGKTAIAMGIARELGEDVPFVQIAGSEIYSAEVKKTEFLKEALRRAIGVRISEERKVYEGEVREIRINRTRHPFNPYVEVPESVIVTLRTKDDQKTIRAGREIAYQLMEMGVEEGDVIQIDAETGRISKIGTTKEEEGLFFKRKVNLPSGPVLKIKEFTYTVTLHDLDVANARGNIFGLLFSTGAEISDEIRGRVDETVKKWIEEGKASLVPGVLFIDEVHMLDIEAFSFLARAMESELAPILILATNRGRTKIRGTDLEAPHGIPIDMLDRLLIINTEPYKKEEIREIIKIRAREEKIEVSGEAIEYLAELGEKTSLRYAVQLLAPASVLAKGGRVEREHIERAKEYFADLRRSMDFVKKLEGMLR